Genomic DNA from Aminobacterium mobile DSM 12262:
TATCCCCATCCAGTGTCGCATCTCTTCCATGGTAGAACCTTCCATTCGTACCGTTCGCCCATCTACGCGAATAACCCCTGGAACATAAGACACTTCGTCACATTGGCGGGAATATTTAAACGTAATCTCTAAGGAATAAGGAGTAGCAATTTTCATAACGGGGGCTTTTTTAGATTGTATAGACGCTACTGCTTTTTTTGCCGCTTCTTTCAAAAGAGAGAAAGAGACGGAAGGAGGTAATAGGGTTGCGCAGCTGTTAGAGCGCCCTTCTTTTACAGCACACGTAATGAGATTGCTCCCTAAAAGCGCCAGAGCCTCTCGACAGGCGGCGGCATCTCCAGAGACGAGTGCTACGGGAATATGATGTTCAGCACAGACTGCGGCATTGAGCCCGGTCTCACCTACGTTGTGGCCATTGAGCGTTACGTTGAAGACAGAACTTCCAGAAACAGTGTGGTCTAGCACCGCTTCTGGCGTTCCTGCCATAGCATGGTAGGCGATAAAAAATGCTCCGTCGCATCCTTGAACCCCTTCAATCATGCCAAGTGCTTTGGGAGTTCCAGAGATAAGCCGAACCTCTTTGGGCAACTGAGATACATCAATATTAATCATTCGTGCATGTGAATCGTTTACAAGTATTTCGGTTGCGCCAGCTTCAAGTGCTCCTTCAACGACGGCTTTTAGATCGTGATATTGCATTGTGCACCCAAAAGCGTATTCATTTACAGCCTCGGCACGCACGTGTAAAGGACTTACGATGCCGGTAGCCCCTTCCATATCCACGCTTATGTAGATCTTCACTGGAATCACCTCAATAATAAGAATTCAATGCTTTGATTGACAATTATAAATGATCGTTG
This window encodes:
- a CDS encoding M55 family metallopeptidase — translated: MKIYISVDMEGATGIVSPLHVRAEAVNEYAFGCTMQYHDLKAVVEGALEAGATEILVNDSHARMINIDVSQLPKEVRLISGTPKALGMIEGVQGCDGAFFIAYHAMAGTPEAVLDHTVSGSSVFNVTLNGHNVGETGLNAAVCAEHHIPVALVSGDAAACREALALLGSNLITCAVKEGRSNSCATLLPPSVSFSLLKEAAKKAVASIQSKKAPVMKIATPYSLEITFKYSRQCDEVSYVPGVIRVDGRTVRMEGSTMEEMRHWMGIATSLAGSIKP